From the genome of Mya arenaria isolate MELC-2E11 chromosome 5, ASM2691426v1:
AGCAGAAGGGTCTTACCAAAAACAAGGACAATGTGCAGCACCtttttagaactatttaaatactattaagTTCCTTAGTCCAAACTTGAGTTTTTTTAACTACTTTCTACTAACATATGTATGGAATGAATTCACTAAAAGTGTAGGACTTTCTCCAAACATGGTACTACTtcataataatgtcaaaattactttttgtgtttgtatgaCTTCTCCTGGTTAAATATGCTGTAATGAcgttaaataatattttttatcagcaaAGAAAATTATCCTGTgcttcaaatttcattttttttttatctgtgcTTGCAGAATCAACCTAAATAAGTAACTCACATACATCTTGAGTGCTCATGAAAATCAAATGTTGAAAGGTCAGACAAGAGTTGCAGCAGCTTTACCCATATTCAGGCATGGCATGATTTATAATCGCATTTGTGCTATTCAGTATTTGAGACACACACAACCTGTCACATAAAAGCAGAAAAACGAACGATATTTACCTCCATGTAAGCAAAACCTGATTCCAAACATAGGAACACAGTGAACAGAACTACCTGACCGTTTAAAGGCCCCATTGTTTTTCGAGATTTCGGCGAAATTGGTAATATTTTACTCCTGATATTCCTTATACTGAGATGTTCAACACTAATGGCGAAGTGACGTCACGGCTCAATTATGTTAGCAGGTGCCTGTTTGTAAGGTCGCTTCTGATTGGATAATGAGCTTCCACAGAAATATTGTATATTGACCTATGTTTTGACCTTTActgtgaatttgaaagaaagcaaGATGGTTTTAAGTTATATTGAtcgaaatattatttaaataaacttaattgCATGCTGATGCTATAATATAAGTCATCAAAAGAGGAAGACATTTCGTTTTTCTTAATCTATTAGTCATGTCCATTGACCAATCAAGATAGATCTTACTTAACTTCTGGTCTACTTAACATAAACATCAGAGGGTATccgaataataataaataaacatgaaatgtgCCATATGTCAactaaataagaaataaatattgaaaaatgatcaaaatacaGCATGTCATCGAACCATAGTGATAAAATGTGAAAGGTTTGGATATTTctcacatttttatattgaagacAGCGTTGAAAAAACCTGTAAAGTGAGTGCAATACTAAATTTGGTATAACCCAGGTGTTGTTCTGTATTCAGTCTTACTATATAAGAGCCTTTGTAAACAATGAAGGATTAATTTATATGTTCGTGGTCAAATGCAGAATGAACACTCAAGCGCAATTTTACAAATCCATGAAGAGCGTATCAAATGGCTAGGAAATTTGCAAGATCGCGTTCTAGCGTGGAATTACGGAGGTTTCGTCAACTCTCCAGTTCGTCACACTTGTTCTATATAGTAAATTGCCAAGATGTTTCGTCACACCTTCGTCACAAAGCAATGTTCGATCTTGTTTTGTCACCAATCATGGCCTCTATAACCAACTGCGTACCTTGCTCTAAAATAGTAACTGCTCGCATGCATGTGATCTGTTGCGAAGTGTGTGAACGTTGGCAACATTGTAAATGCGATTCAGGGGTATCTGCGCAGCAGTACCAACAGATGGTAAAAAATGAGCTAAATCTGGCATGGAAATGTGATGAATGCCACATGGATGTTGATGATCAGTCCAATTCTACGGCATCGATAGATATAACTCTGAAATCAGAGCAGCCGACGAAGTAGCAGACGATGACGCTGACGAAGTAGCAGAAGAAGGAGCAGATGACGAAGCCAACACAGTAGCCGCCGCCGACGAAGTAGCCGGCGACACCATCAGCACCAACGCCGCTGATGGTATCCTGGAAGACCGGACGTTTGACATCTTGAACAGGAGCTTCGATCGACCCCATCATCCACTGGATGAGTCGCTACCGGAAAGGCCCCTAGACAAAAAGGTTCCCACTGATTTACCGGCGACTTTCGAGGTCATAGAGGGTGGCAGCAAGCGAGGTGGCCGGAAGCTCGTCAGTAGTGCCGGATACACATACACAGCTCGCCGTAACAAGGGTAGTCGCACTTACTGGACGTGCAGTATAAGAAGCAAGAAGATGACTTGCCCCGCAAGCGTCAAGCAATTCGGCGATATGTTCACTCCAAGCATCGTCGGTCATGTCCATCTGGCCAATCCCGTTGCCGCCAAGAAGATAAAGATATCTACGAAAGTGAAGGAAGCCGCTAGGGAGCGTGTCTTCGAGTCCGCAGCAAATATCGTCGAGCGAGTTATGAAGCAGATGACGACACCACACTTCAGCCTATCAAAGCCTGGAAACTTGGCGCGAGCGGCAAACCATCACAGACGGCAACGCCCAGATGATCCAGCTGACCTTGGATTCCAGTTGGAGCGGGAATGCTTCAATTCATGGACGACTTTTCGACGCCTGGGACCGCTATGAGGAGGACGAGCTCACCACCACTCAACTACTTCGGACGATCAGCAACATTGCGGGACTGGGACCAACGACTCCTTCAGACGACATACACGACGGTGACATGACAAATTAAAATCAGAATCTAACTCATgcccatttatttttatttttcattattgacTTTGTCATATATATGCCCATGAATTTCATAATCTGACTGtaagtgaaaaaaaatgcatagtCATGTatgtcacataaataaatatattgagatTGTTGTGTAAATGAtgtgtcaaatattgtgtttattaaagttGCATAAATAACTGTTTACCTTTGTCATATATATGCCCATGAATTTCATAGTCTGACTGtaagtgaaaaaaaatgcatagtCATGTatgtcacataaataaatatattgagatTGTTGTGTAAATGAtgtgtcaaatattgtgtttaataaagTTGCATAAATAACTGTTAACTTTTGAGATTGTtgagttaaaaatatatatgctatcctgtttatatttattaaatagttttaaacaccaagatttcttcatttatta
Proteins encoded in this window:
- the LOC128234441 gene encoding uncharacterized protein LOC128234441, whose amino-acid sequence is MASITNCVPCSKIVTARMHVICCEVCERWQHCKCDSGVSAQQYQQMVKNELNLAWKFQFYGIDRYNSEIRAADEVADDDADEVAEEGADDEANTVAAADEVAGDTISTNAADGILEDRTFDILNRSFDRPHHPLDESLPERPLDKKVPTDLPATFEVIEGGSKRGGRKLVSSAGYTYTARRNKGSRTYWTCSIRSKKMTCPASVKQFGDMFTPSIVGHVHLANPVAAKKIKISTKVKEAARERVFESAANIVERVMKQMTTPHFSLSKPGNLARAANHHRRQRPDDPADLGFQLERECFNSWTTFRRLGPL